The Apis cerana isolate GH-2021 linkage group LG16, AcerK_1.0, whole genome shotgun sequence genome segment aataaactCATATCTCAATTCGATGAATAATATTCAgattattcgtattatattcACATAAATGGTATCACAAAATATCTCATAGTTTTAAAGAgatcattattatcaattataggCAGTGACTTTTTTAGAATTCAGAAGAGGTTAGAAAACATTGTTTAAAAAgacatgaaattttaaattaataataaataaaaaataaaaaataaaagaataaataaaaaaggaaaagaaataataaataataataataaaaataataataaatatctttttagatAGAGATTAATGAATTCTTAATCTTCGAAACCAGATTTGGGATTGGCATGTAATTCCAATCCCTGAGTACAAATGATTAAATCGCGCAATACTTAAGTGGCCAATAGCGCCAAATACATTTTAGAACGAGATTCGCGATACCTTCTTCTTGCACAACGTGCAAGTTGCAGTTGGGCTAGATAATAATCTGCATTTGATGAAAGTGAACGGAACCACGATACATCGACCATAATGTTTGCATATGCGCGCCATTTCAGCATTGGTGTTCAGATTTCACTGATTAACAACATCTCGTACACACGTATCTATATggtattaatacaatttacatatctcaaaaaaaaaaaaaataatttatatattctttaaatttacacattctttcaaaaatgaaagaaaaaagtagtaaaaaactattataaaaaatagcatttaagagaaatgaatattttaatctttctttattaaacattGATTCATTAAACATTGAAGATTAAATGATTTgatcttttattaatgaaaatcaatgaaaaattcaagaatttttttattaataattataatatataagtgaaacttaaatttttaatcttttactaatgaaagacaattttttattaatgattattataaatctcttGATACTTCAATATTTCAGCTAATATTAacgtatattttcataattttttttaatcaatttataacttcaaaatacaataaaacttCTCTATTAATTGTCTCTTTCAATCTACTTTCAAACTACTTCAATCTTTTAATCTACCCAACAGAAACCATTAAATAGCCATTAGTAACcagaataataatctttatttttcacaagATAATGCAAGAAATggaaatctaaattaaatctttctctTAGATtccattaaagaaaatttatcaagaaagaaattattaaatatctataaatatctacAATAGTTTTCACAGAAACTATATTAACAAACAATATAtcactaatatattattacctaATACtactataaatcatttaaaaaaattaaattgtccaATTGTCACACAATTCTTATTtacatagaatattttttaataaaaaaacaaaattttcaattttactatttaagCTATTTTCTACAaagattcttaattatattcagtGTGGAATCgacaataatgatatttttgcgAAATCCTGAGTCATTGTTGGCTACTCATACAAGtcgataaacaaaatttctcaCAAACACATGGTAGAAACGAAGGAAAGTGAAAAGTACAAACGTTGGGCAATTGCAGGTTGACTTGCTTTGGACTCGGTCGCGATGGCGTAATAATTTGGCATTCCAATATACCATATAGTGTCCTCTACCAGAACAGTATTGCAGTTAAGCTTTGTGTTACAGTGAAACGATAGTATGACTATGAAGCCTCACCTATGCAAAACGTACCTTATTTAACTCGCAAGACTCATTAATTTCTCGTACATCGACATAAAATACATAAGGAAAATTCGTGTTGTCCTTTCCTATACAATGCAAGTAACTCTCCCTACTTCATTTACATTTGAGGTTATCTTCGTCGATTCTTTTCCAGGATATTCCGCAACcattcgattcgtttcgaataaatcgtgaggttagaaaaattcattcatttctcTGGTGTAGAACAATTTTATAcctaaactatttttatatttttttcgaattttaattgtacagaacgttttaaatgatatatgcGAGTAGGAGTAGGAACAATTGTCACTTTATACCAttgtaaaagataatttaaaatatctttttctatcataaattaataaataaattaacttgtttctattaattcaaagatatttttaataaaattgaaatcaggAGATTTGTATTGAATATGCACAATGTTTCTGTgtcaacattaaaaaaatggtAAACTTGAATCTAAGATGACAATTTTGAGGTTAGATCGAACaaatattgtagatataaatgaaatatttattcaaatgaataatttttatataaaccttatttaagtatatgaataaaactaattgattataatttgtacGAACAAGAATAATCagttatcatttataatcactttgaattaattggaaaacaAATGCGtttgaataatcaatttttcgatcagaaaaaagacaaatttataaattcctaaaatatgtattatatcgaataaaagaatatatattattataataaaaagaataagaagaataacaatagtataataaaaagaatgtaataaaaagaatgtacatatcacttttaatttaattgatcatgaaactaatacaaaaaaattattaattaaaattctaatgaccacaaaacgataaaatttccaaaattgcaatattaattgcattttattataaggatataatataataataatataataaaatataaaatataatataataaaatataaattattttgtttttaataaaaaataaaagaagaaaataagtaattattacttaaattacttaaacgtaataacgttttctttttatagcaaattctttgttttataaGCATAATCAATTATACGTCTCATAAGTGCAAAATAAgttgcaaaattttactttccataaattaatcgatcgcagagatcgtttcgtttcatcaCATTGTTCGCTAAAATTTTATCCGACCATATAGCTGATTATTCTTGTGTTATGACcacgataataaattacatattcatcattcagttatttaatttatgcattgtcatatataatttagattgtgaaaaattctaaataattaataattctaaattccaATATGTTaagtattgtattattaaaaaaataaaataaaaattatagaaattttacgattaaatatttcgatgcaatttatttgaaaatatatttctttcttttttcttactcTCACTATATATCACTGTTTTATCCTATATCTAATTCTATATCTGGTATAAAATAGTGATAAGACTGGATCATTGCAATTTAGgcaagaaatttcaaatttggaATTTAAGCAAACAttgttgtatttttaaataatatcaataaattttcaggaaaaaaatataaaattcgactCACCCTTATATATGTATCCTTTTTTCGTTTACAGGTACAATTCTTTCTGGTGTTCGTACACAGCGCCCAAGCTTTGGTATTCGATTGCGGCTATCCAAAACTGGTAGCGGCACTTTTACTGCTTCATTCTACAATCTTCTTCGTCCTCTTCTCAGATTTCTATCGACGAGCGTACAATAACGACAGAACGATGAAGGAACTGAAGAACGATTAAACACGATGGACATTATTATCCCAAATTTACCTCCGATACGTTCCAATACATCGATCTTTTGGTCACACATATATGTTCGATTATCACGAAtcgattatcaaaaaaattttcaaatttttgtaaattattatttaattattgttaaaattttgtatcttcaaaaaatataaaaaaaattttcgtatttttttttgcaaaagaatataaataatataaaaaaatatttaagaaagatcGATTCATGAATTCGACCATTTGAAAGATCGAAGTGATTATTCGATCGGAATAGAGCTTATAGATTCCTTCCGtatggaagaaaattatatattttacatattatcttatatcctCCGCAGGATATCTCAGGTCTCGCAAAAAGCTCAGACCAGGGCTTCCAAAGCACTTACTTTTAAGAAAACTGACCGATTGTGTATTCAAGgttatcaatgaaatttatatttttgttaagaaaaatgaattaaagcTTTCACTAAAAGCAATCaagtttaattcattttataatacatattcatatgaaaaagtaggtatatgaaaattcaaaaaaaaaatatatatatatatatatacataattcgaTACATCGATCGGTCCTTAGtatcgttaatttattttaatgcacTTTTTACTTGTCGCCGGATTTGTAATTAAGATtactgtaaatataattagttttaGTAAGCACCGCAAGATCATCATCAcggttttatttaatatattacttgtTTGAGCTATTTGttttgaatgataaatatatgtaaaaattaattgttatctatttttcagaagaaaaagaaaaagattaatttctttgaaaaaaaatacttaatttaataaaaattctaatgtatgtaattataatggcTTGTCTCATGAATTTTCAAGCTCAATCTTCTGTTTAaatttgtatgtatttatattcttttattatattttattgttattactatTATGTCACGTATTTGTGAGTATTTAAAGAAACTTCATTATaagtcatttttaaatatatattttaaataaatattcacttgcaacaaatggaataaataaataaaaaaataacaaaatggtgaaatgatatatttgcctttatatttattttgcaaattattgtgaaattattatattttaatatcttctgTATTTCTGACAAATACAGTAAATgctagaaattatatattgttgaataaaaacaattagcATCAAACAGGATAACGTATTTCAATAAAGATATTGATAAgaacgtataataatattgacacTTATACATTTCttgaaaaacatataaatattgcacAATGAAGTTTCTTGAAACTACTCATTAAATAtcacttcttttatttttttttatataagaaaacaacGAAACGCTGGAATATTAACGAACAATCTCTCTGATAAATATCTTTCCTTTACTCGGAAATCTGTCGAATAGAGATACTTTCTACCTATCGATTCTTCCATTACATCCCTTCCAAAAAGATGACAGACATGCTCATCTCGAATCTACGGGTAAAAAAgacgaatttattttctaacaattatttgtgattatttGTTTAAGGATTGATCGAGCCTCATtctaagttatttatatacgtgataaaatataagcatggtaaaatcattttgtaaatatgtaattcttttattttattttttttttgtaatatgaataaatattgaattatttgtacaatataatctattcttaatatatagtaatatattaatgaaatagaaatagagaaaattaaaaattttaaaatctttcttataacataaaattttaacaacaaatataatactaatttcGATagtagtttatttatatagagaaataaaatattatttctctaatttaaaaataaaaattataaaaaagaaaaaaaatctcgtttaatatattttaaatataaaaatacaagatatgacaataagaattattataataatgaaaatagtttttaataatttatatcataaattctttattaattgctCTTTCACAATCTAATCTAaatgtatacatgtatacaattttgaataaatctaaaatctaagcTGCTGCTTTCAAAGCTTCTTGCCTATTGCGTTCTCTAACAAGAAGTCTACGCTCTCTTTCATATTCTTTCCCCCTTAAAATATAACTGTAACataaattatagttaaaaattctttatgacAAACatcaactaataataaaaataatgataataaaaataatatttcttataatttaatttaattttatttcttataaataatttaattaagactTACTCATCATATTcacatttttgataattatgtatttctgTTACACAACGAGTTACTAATGGGAATTTTTCCATATAACAACgtatataatctaaataaaaatgagcACAGTAATCTCTTAAATCACGTGGAATTTTAGCAGCTATCATATCTTCTTCTGATACAGGCACAACTGTAATGTGACATCAATAACtagacatatataattaagtaatacctacattttttttaatattaaatattttgtatttaaataaaaatatattatataataataataacaaaataaaacttttatatataacagattttttattttttagcactcataattttatattttaaaaaaacatgaaatagaatctttaataaaaatcattaaaattaagttacaATAGTTTCAAACGTATGATTATGTCATTAatggattatttataaaacgagaaaaatattgaatattcaaaaaatattataatgaaatgctagcaaaaaattaataacactatagaagcaaattttaaatcaataatcatttatataattgtgtaataaataaacatagtacatataaaatataaaacatcaaTAACTGAAATAAACTTATTGAAGGTTAGgttcaattaaaatacttgCCTCTTTGTTTACGTTCTCTGGAAAATCCGAACATCGGATCAAATGTTGGTTTTTCCGAATCCGGAAAAGGATCTGAACTTATCGCTTTTTGTAATGTATTacccattttattaatataaaattatagtcgAAAAAATAACATAGAATCAAGAGAGTGCGAATAACGCACAAGACTGACCTCTGGTGAtactatattatgtaatttaacataaacaaataatttatcaaatataaattttcttaatttttataacattattaaaaaaattattcgtttataaattcttatatgtataaaaaacatttataggcttttattatatatatttattaaaaataatattgttttacatGAGAAAGGAATTCACACATAAaacaattatctttttaatcatgaagtttattgaaatttcactgaaataaacatatatatatatatattaaaaataaaaagtttatgattatatgataaatattatttttaaagaatcgcTTCAGGCCAATTagggaatttaataattttattttttgaaatactttttttaaatgtatttgtgTAGCACATACTTTCTTATCAGCTTAACAAGCTCTTTTTAGTTTCATCtatgatatataatcaaatacttacttataataatagaaaaaatttttcttgttgtatttaaaattgaaaaatataaaataattcaatcatcCTCTTCTTCCATTGCTTCAGGCATTGTATTTCCTATAATAATAaccatcaaatattttcataatttaaaatataataaatatattacataaattttaattattttgtattataccATTTTGTAATCTATCTTCACTAGGCATATGTCCTGCTTGAAGTAATTTGCTAAGACGCTGCACTTCTTCAAGAGAAGAAGCATTTGTAATAGCttctctaattttatttcgttcttcTGGAGTTGTTAGTGGTTTGTCTATAGATGTACCAGAATTTTGtgtttttactttctttgcTATTTCACGAAccatttcttttcctcttttactTCTAAAATATGCAACTGCAGCTTCACGTTCTTTCATCTTGATTTTTCGGAAATCTAAAAGTCTCAATTGTGGAAATCTATATACAACATATTGTCTATATTGAGGCTTTGCAGAAACTGGATTTTGTAACAAAcataaattagttaaattttttaattgtgtgAGTGGTTCTAAATCACCAAGTTCTTGAATCATGTTTCCAGTTAACATAAGAGTTTCCAAATTTGGAATACAGTGTTCTAATCCTTCTCCAATTCTGAcaatacgattattattaaaaaaaagagttttgatcctttttaataaaggaaatccatctaattttcttatatcattATCAGAAAAATCAATAGTGTCAAATTGAtcctgaaaaatttttgtatactatgttctatttattttttatttaatttgtttataaattgtaataatgaaatatatataaaatatatatactaaagaataaaaattcattaaatattattctaaaatactaACCAAAGTTGCGCCCAAGTTTTCAATTGTAGGTATTTTATATCCTGCaataaaaaatcacaaaaaattaaaaaattaatgataatttttaggtTATATTTTGTCAATATAATTCATACAAACCTCTGAGATCTAATTCCCGATCTTTTACAGGATTAATATATTGCATAGATTGTTGAATTAAATCTGGCGTTAATTTaaccattatttaataatattgtttatagaattactagtaaataaaattgttccaaAGGTTAACCTATTTGCACCAATACTATTTCGAAGATTTATGATTTCCTATAGAGCTATCGTTTTTATATAGCATTAGTAAACTTGACTTTGTACAATACACAGTTCAGAGGAACCaagcaaataataagaaaaagagatagaataaaaattgtaatatcagcgccatcttttgAATATCAAAAACATGTTTTTAAAAGcagaataagataaaataagaattaacaaTTAACGCCATCTATgttaaaatgattgaaaatatctttttaaaattaaaaagcattgatttttaattcttactttatcttgtttttaaagaaatatttttaacactcAATAGATGAcgctaattattaattcttattctcaatccttctcttattattttttttatttgtttgtgcGATATCTTTCATCTGCGACATTTTAGAGATGGTGcagttatgatttttattttatctttatccttCTCTCACTATTTGCTTTTCTTATCTATAACTACTTTACAAATTTATGCTTTCaaaagatgatttttaatttttaatttccgataaattttatatttttataaattgaaaattaacttattaattgaaaatcttctttaaattttttatgaaaatgaatttaaaatatatgataatatatataaaagaatataacaaaattatttttaaaatatattttaaaatttattaattttccaatttttagaattgaattgaatttctgCATTCACTGCTCTTCCATCTCAATTAgacaatatatcaaatattttgatttttttcggtcgatttcagaataaaaaatgttctgaaatatagattttatgattatatcaaatatattaaaagaatgaagTCATAGCTATTACttaagaatacaattttttaattaaataagaatattaataaaaacattgataaaatcatgaactattattcaaagaaaaatcatttataatgttaattttttacttttattaaaaatataatttaaaattttatgtattatataaaaataattaaaaattataacataaacaaaaaacaaataaacatactacttatatattaatttaaatattttgtatagtaaaaaattaattttttttctgactTTTTATGTATTAGTATATatgttgattatatttatcatctgAAGTAatgtaatttgtatattaaaatgcatATTCGATATGACATTTGGTATCaaagtacaaatattttaagatgatcattttatattataaatttttattaatttaaattatataaaaagaataaaaaaaagcatatACTACGTCatacatattttgttttttaataaatctagttacaaataaaagtaacattttacaaaaaaatttcaatctttttttacaaaataaatattattgacgcAATATATATCAAGAACTGTTTATGAATGAACGAGTTTATCTCAAGAATGTTCATGTTGAAATATTGTcctatatatagaatttttactttgttatctattattttgtaGGTTATAAGCTTGGCGCATAatagaattctaaaattaaagattttgagttttatttattttatttatcaagaaaaaatattaaaaattgatattttgttaatcatagaaattacaaaaattcttttattttcattttttccctaataattatttacaagaaaaacatTGGTTAATAatgtgaatattatatatatgttttccaTTAATATGTTCTCTAATGCGGATATACAGTAAGTGAAATTACATAtcatttatttgcattttgttataaaatcgaaggatttaattaatcgatggcGATTTCGCTGATTTACTACGAAATTGttcatttattgttttatctttacatttatgcttaaattttttctatttttattatttcacttttaatttcagtaatttttcgataataaaattttaataacttttgaactaaatcgaaaatatgacaaagaaaataatttaaattatatttgaaaatcttttgataaaaaatataaaattttgaatttaattttaaataaaaaaaatacttgtaaataactacatatatttaatattataataatattaaaattaacttgttttaaaatatcagaatccaaccaaataaatttaattattgttggaATATATGAATTGGTGCGCTATTGTGATGAATTAGTGaatcttttgtttcttttttattatctaaccAATATGGCGTTGTTATTGTGCACGTGCGAatgtgatatatgtatataatgtaatataatataatataatataatataatacaatataacatAATCTTATACCATCAATCGctgaatatatcattaattaatgaattaagatacattgttataatatatcggaaaagaaatacatataaattttttataattaaaaaaaatattaaattctataattaaaaaaataattaaaatgtatcatatttaatcttatttttttataataatcattaaaaaaattctaaaaacttataagtaaaataatattttataattgtaaaattttgtgaTTCCTGCTTCTTATatcaaaacatattataacCTGCAAGTGAGTAATCGATGAGATCAGTGTGTGCAgattcgtaaataaatatcaattattcaaaaaacttGTTAAACAAGATTTtcttgaatgaatatttttcgcttataatataatatttcaaacagaTGATACAAACTTGTAAACTAACTTTACAGTCTTtaagaacaaaattatttaaaaatatcataattaacatatgaatgaaaaattaaaatttaagattttttgacatacaaatgtatattattaataaagatcgtaggaaaaatatttaataatattttttaatttttataagaaagcaATTTTAAAGTtggtttgttttaaattatttacttgtaacaaattatttacataaaataattaaaattatatataaaagaataatcaaaaatatatgaatagatgtaaatatataatataataaagaaaatatacaattgcagatatttaaattcaaaatcaaattgaaattatgacaaatatttcatttaaaattgaatattcaaatattaaaaaattattagtattcaGATCTATGCATAATAATCTaacctaataaataataatatataataataataaataataataaaaatattttttttcttaatatgttttgatatatatctttctgatccaaattgaataaaaatccaaatattttatattaatattaaaatttatattataaatatatatatatttggatatttgatatttagatatttcaatttaataaatactctGTAAAGAAAACGATAACCAATTTGCCGTATTTCAAGGATATGAAATAGACAACACACATAAATACATTACACAAAAATACATTATGatgtagaaaataaaagacagattaatttttactaaaaacgATAACCAACttgttatatattgatatatatacattgtcaaatattaaaatcatataattcatCAATTCATGATGTCGTGTTATgaaatatagtatttaatacataaatatattagtataatatattaattttgtacaatGCGTACaaatcgtataataaatattatattatattatatactatatatactatatacaataagaacaaaaagttctaatattatatataatttaattattgtcttttcgataaatatgaaaaattctttttccatcaTCATTTCCtgttacattaatatttaatattgtatataaaatattcatatattttttgcttaattattaatcagctcgattcacaatttcaaaatgtgcgcaataaaaaaatttatgcttaaatttctttttctttcaaatttcgatttcattcatcaatttgaatttattgaataaaaaatttcatttataaatttgttataattaaaatttttttcgattataataaaaagtaaaaagaattaatgaaagaaaaaaatgaatatttaaagtttaaggaaagttttaatttaaaaaagacaaaaaacgTCGAAttccatatttaaaattatatttttttaataatatatctaaataataattataaacaattaatattatataaaaagttgtAAAACAAATGATTGATCTTgagtaatatatcaaaataatattatatttgtttatctaTTCAGAATCTTTCATACAGATCAAAAACACTAGAATTACTAGAGGAAGTTTTAGACTAGAGTTGCCAGCATGCGGAATAAAATGGCTGGCAATAATGCGGAAGAGTGGGAGACCAATAATATATGACTTCATTAAGCGAATCAGTATAGTTGAATCTTTAGCGAATTAGATTTCTATGATGAAATTGTtctgaaattgaaatgaaattgttcttttaattatcaataaaatgtagttcaaataaagttttttatacaTAGCACAAatgttatcatattttatattaaatatcaatcattaattcaatatcTGATCAGAATTTGATAGAaatgatttgataaaaatattaaaacggactacaaactttaaatatgtttcaatTCAGGTATCGATTCAAacaataagttaaattaatgatttacgtggcattaatttatcattctattttcaagttatataaattattatcttacatGTTGATGTTTTCATTGTAATCTGTTTcagcatatattaaaatataaaatataaaaaggttAGTTTTAACAAAGATATTTACTGAAAATATCTCACGatctatcattatttttagattacatTGTTATAATGCATTTATGTAAAACGTcgaaagaattcaatttatgatttgcaaaaaaaaataaaatttatatgtaaaaaagataGATTTGTGAATATGTAATTCACTATTTAGCGTTttacttgatatttatttatctgatatttttttaattaaattttattcaattttttaaaaatttaatctttaattaagaaagataAGATAGTAATTATACGAATCATCATATAAAcaccaattatatattattttgtatacatattattttatgtattattttatataaaatatttcaatttttcaaaatgctTCAGAACAAGA includes the following:
- the LOC108000350 gene encoding NADH dehydrogenase [ubiquinone] 1 beta subcomplex subunit 7 isoform X2, which codes for MGNTLQKAISSDPFPDSEKPTFDPMFGFSRERKQRVVPVSEEDMIAAKIPRDLRDYCAHFYLDYIRCYMEKFPLVTRCVTEIHNYQKCEYDEFEMSMSVIFLEGM
- the LOC108000350 gene encoding NADH dehydrogenase [ubiquinone] 1 beta subcomplex subunit 7 isoform X1, whose product is MGNTLQKAISSDPFPDSEKPTFDPMFGFSRERKQRVVPVSEEDMIAAKIPRDLRDYCAHFYLDYIRCYMEKFPLVTRCVTEIHNYQKCEYDDYILRGKEYERERRLLVRERNRQEALKAAA
- the LOC108000349 gene encoding probable U2 small nuclear ribonucleoprotein A', translated to MVKLTPDLIQQSMQYINPVKDRELDLRGYKIPTIENLGATLDQFDTIDFSDNDIRKLDGFPLLKRIKTLFFNNNRIVRIGEGLEHCIPNLETLMLTGNMIQELGDLEPLTQLKNLTNLCLLQNPVSAKPQYRQYVVYRFPQLRLLDFRKIKMKEREAAVAYFRSKRGKEMVREIAKKVKTQNSGTSIDKPLTTPEERNKIREAITNASSLEEVQRLSKLLQAGHMPSEDRLQNGNTMPEAMEEEDD